Proteins co-encoded in one Chaetodon auriga isolate fChaAug3 chromosome 9, fChaAug3.hap1, whole genome shotgun sequence genomic window:
- the tstd2 gene encoding thiosulfate sulfurtransferase/rhodanese-like domain-containing protein 2, translating into MAAEDTPCSEFTDLELDTSSSNEVTLKQEKQLSASQRRYYSFCRRKSFAAFVASKRDGRQEEGSTSWCCCGRTFKEHSAIHKHVARIHDAEIQQLTQAAYEHLLSQLEEESETQQPNEREAEPVDVSAWIPETGHISEDQLQKGPGKVLLYYHYCQVKDPHVICAWQKALCEKLHLTGKVRVATEGINGTVGGTNTATDIYIDAMCSHPLFRMDKADFKTSDGGAECFTDLRVGVYKEIVPIGVDPDVLSYRLAGVHLEPEEFHKEVEALLAEGDLCNDTILLDCRNFYESKIGQFTQCLAPDIRKFSYFPDYVDQNLELFRDKKVLMYCTGGIRCERGSAYLRSKNVCKEVYQLKGGIHKYLERFPEGFYRGKLFVFDERYAISSNNDVISDCRYCRCPWDQYKLCSTQFCCQLVLSCPGCRQDGHTACCPTCQNKGRAQSKASPAVLHHKEECECTGGRPRIPQDV; encoded by the exons atgGCAGCGGAAGATACACCTTGCTCAGAGTTCACGGACTTGGAGCTTGACACCTCGTCATCTAATGAAGTAACGTTAAAACAGGAGAAACAACTGTCTGCCTCACAAAGGAGGTACTACAGCTTCTGTAGGAGGAAG TCGTTTGCTGCTTTCGTGGCGTCCAAGAGGGATGGCCGTCAGGAAGAAGGAAGCACGTCTTGGTGCTGCTGCGGCCGTACCTTTAAAGAACACTCTGCCATTCACAAACATGTGGCCAGGATTCACGATGCTGAAATACAGCAGCTCACACAGGCCGCATATGAGCATTTGTTAAGCCAGCTGGAGGAAGaatctgaaacacagcagccgAATGAGCGCGAGGCTGAGCCAGTGGACGTTTCTGCATGGATCCCTGAGACAGGTCACATCTCTGAGGACCAACTTCAAAA GGGTCCAGGGAAGGTTCTCCTCTATTATCACTACTGCCAAGTGAAAGATCCTCATGTCATCTGTGCTTGGCAGAAAGCTTTGTGTGAGAAACTCCACTTAACTGGCAAG GTGAGGGTGGCCACTGAAGGCATCAATGGAACAGTTGGCGGCACCAACACGGCCACCGACATTTACATCGACGCCATGTGTTCACACCCTCTCTTCAGGATGGATAAGGCAGATTTTAAG acaAGTGATGGTGGCGCAGAGTGTTTTACAGACCTGAGGGTCGGGGTCTATAAGGAAATCGTCCCAATCGGAGTGGATCCTGATGTTCTTTCCTACCGACTGGCAG GGGTTCATTTAGAGCCGGAGGAGTTTCATAAAGAAGTGGAGGCTCTTTTGGCTGAAGGGGATTTGTGCAATGACACCATCCTCTTAGACTGCCGCAATTTTTATGAGAGTAAAATA gGGCAGTTCACTCAGTGTTTGGCTCCAGACATCCGCAAGTTCAGCTACTTTCCAGACTACGTGGATCAGAATCTGGAACTGTTCAGAGACAAAAAGGTCTTAATGTACTGCACGGGAGGGATCCGCTGTGAGCGCGGCTCTGCCTACCTCCGCTCAAAA AATGTTTGTAAAGAGGTTTACCAGCTGAAAGGTGGAATCCACAAGTACCTGGAGCGATTTCCAGAGGGTTTCTATCGAGGGAAactttttgtgtttgatgaaCGTTACGCCATCTCCTCCAACAATGACGTCATCTCAG aCTGCAGGTACTGCCGCTGTCCCTGGGACCAGTACAAGCTCTGTTCCACCCAGTTCTGCTGTCAGCTGGTTCTGTCCTGTCCCGGCTGCAGACAGGACGGACACACCGCCTGCTGCCCCACCTGCCAGAACAAAGGACGAGCTCAGAGCAAGGCGTCCCCCGCTGTTCTGCATCACAAAGAGGAGTGCGAGTGTACTGGTGGACGTCCCAGGATCCCTCAGGATGTGTAG
- the ncbp1 gene encoding nuclear cap-binding protein subunit 1, which produces MSRRRHSDENDGGQAHKRRRTSEPIEIEDRLESLICRVGEKSTSSLESNLEGLAGVLEADLPNYKNKILRILCAVARLLPEKLTVYTTLVGLLNARNYNFGGEFVEAMIRQLKETLKNNLYNEAVYLVRFLSDLVNCHVIAAPSMVAMFENFVSVTQEEDVPQVRSDWFVYVVLSCLPWVGKELYEKKDVEMDRLLSQVEGYLKGRVKTHVPMLQVWTAEKPHPQEEYLDCLWAQIQKLKKDRWQERHILRPYIAFDSVLCEALQHNLPPFTPPGHMPDAQYPMPRVVFRMFDYTDAPEGPVMPGSHSVERFVIEENLHCIIKTHWKERKTCAAQLLSYPGKNKIPLNYHIVEVIFGELFQLPCPPHIDIMYTTLLIELCKLQPGSLPQVLAQATEMLYMRLDTMNTTCIDRLINWFSHHLSNFQFRWSWDDWSDCLATDLEKPKPKFVKEVLEKCMRLSYHQRIVDIVPPTFSALIPAEPIFVYKYDDESASSLPGYPLSITVGNAIKNRASNEEILSILKEVPNPNQEDDDDEGESFNPLKVDVFLQTLLHLAAKSFSHSFSALGKFHEILKNLTVSDEGKLHILKVVYEVWRNHPQMIAVLVDKMIRTQIVDCAAVANWLFSQDMAHEFTRLFIWEILHSTIRKMDKHVQKIQQELEEAKDKLEKQQHKRRDSGDDEDMDKASEDEEGQLEEQIERLQEKVESAQSEQKNLFLVIFQRFIMLLTEHLVRCETGSVDISTPWYKNCIERLQQIFLMHHVTIQQYMGTLENLLFTAELDHHILAVYQQFCALQL; this is translated from the exons ATGTCCAGGAGACGACACAGCGACGAGAATGACG GAGGTCAGGCCCACAAAAGAAGGAGAACATCGGAGCCCATTGAAATTGAAGACCGCCTGGAGTCACTGATATGTCGTGTGGGGGAGAAG AGTACATCGTCCCTGGAGAGCAACTTGGAGGGCCTCGCTGGCGTGTTGGAGGCTGACCTTccaaactacaaaaacaaaatcctgCGTATTTTATGTGCTGT CGCCCGCCTCCTCCCCGAGAAGCTGACCGTGTATACGACTTTAGTTGGCCTCCTGAATGCCAGGAACTACAACTTTGGGGGCGAGTTTGTGGAGGCCATGATCAGACAACTCAAGGAGACATTGAAAAACAACTTGTACAATGAAGCTGTTTACTTG GTGCGTTTTCTGTCTGACCTGGTCAACTGCCATGTCATCGCTGCTCCTTCCATGGTGGCCATGTTCGAAAACTTTGTCAGTGTTACTCAAGAGGAAGATGTACCACAG GTTCGGTCAGACTGGTTCGTGTATGTGGTGCTGTCCTGCCTGCCCTGGGTCGGTAAGGAGCTTTACGAGAAGAAGGATGTCGAGATGGACCGACTTCTCAGCCAGGTCGAAGGCTACCTCAA GGGGCGAGTAAAGACACACGTTCCCATGCTGCAGGTGTGGACAGCAGAGAAGCCCCACccacaggaggag TACCTGGACTGCCTCTGGGCCCAGATTCAGAAGCTGAAGAAGGACCGCTGGCAGGAGCGCCACATCCTTCGTCCTTACATCGCCTTTGACAGCGTGCTGTGTGAGGCCCTGCAGCACAACCTGCCCCCCTTCACCCCGCCGGGCCACATGCCCGACGCCCAGTACCCCATGCCCCGGGTCGTCTTCCGCATGTTCGACTACACCGATGCCCCAGAG GGTCCTGTTATGCCCGGCAGCCACTCTGTGGAGAGATTTGTCATAGAAGAAAACCTTCACTGTATCATCAAGACTcactggaaagagagaaaaacatg TGCTGCCCAGTTACTCAGCTATCCAGGGAAAAATAAGATTCCACTCAACTATCACATCGTGGag gtgatcTTTGGAGAACTCTTCCAGCTGCCCTGTCCACCTCACATCGACATCATGTACACCACGCTGCTCATCGAACTCTGCAAACTGCAGCCGGGATCTTTGCCACAAGTT TTGGCTCAAGCCACAGAGATGCTTTACATGAGGCTGGACACCATGAACACCACCTGCATAGACAG ACTAATCAACTGGTTTTCTCACCATTTGAGCAACTTCCAGTTTCGATGGAGCTGGGATGACTG GTCTGACTGCTTGGCCACGGATCTAGAGAAGCCCAAGCCCAAGTTTGTCAAAGAGGTTCTGGAGAAGTGCATGAG ACTTTCGTACCACCAGCGGATAGTAGACATCGTCCCTCCGACCTTCTCGGCACTCATCCCAGCCGAACCCATCTTTGTCTACAAATACGACGACGAGAGCGCCT CTTCGTTACCGGGTTACCCACTGTCCATCACCGTGGGAAATGCCATCAAGAACCGAGCGTCCAACGAGGAGATCCTGTCCATCCTCAAAGAAGTGCCCAACCCCAACCAGGAAGACGACGATG aTGAGGGCGAGAGTTTCAACCCTCTGAAGGTCGACGTGTTCCTGCAGACGCTCCTCCATCTGGCTGCCAAATCCTTCAGCCACTCCTTCAGTGCCCTCGGCAA GTTCCACGAGATCCTGAAGAACCTGACAGTCAGCGACGAGGGCAAGCTGCACATCCTCAAGGTGGTCTATGAAGTGTGGAGGAATCACCCGCAG ATGATCGCCGTGTTGGTGGACAAAATGATCCGGACGCAGATCGTGGACTGTGCCGCCGTCGCTAACTGGCTCTTCTCTCAGGATATGGCTCATGAGTTCACCAG GCTTTTCATCTGGGAGATTCTACACTCGACCATCCGAAAGATGGACAAACACGTCCAGAAGATCCAGCAGGAGTTGGAGGAGGCCAAGGACAAActggagaaacagcagcataaGAGG AGGGACAGCGGTGACGATGAGGACATGGACAAGGCCagcgaggatgaggagggcCAGTTGGAGGAGCAGATCGAGAGGCTACAGGAGAAGGTGGAGTCGGCTCAGAGCGAACAGAAGAACCTCTTCCTCGTCATCTTCCAG CGTTTCATCATGCTGTTGACGGAGCACCTGGTCCGCTGCGAGACGGGCAGCGTGGACATCAGCACGCCGTGGTACAAAAACTGCATCGAGCGGCTGCAGCAGATCTTCCTCATG CACCACGTGACCATCCAGCAGTATATGGGAACCCTGGAGAACCTGCTGTTCACCGCAGAGCTCGACCACCACATCCTGGCCGTCTACCAGCAGTTCTGCGCCCTGCAGCTCTGA
- the slc49a3 gene encoding solute carrier family 49 member A3: protein MEDDGNASSEVQAVFPNVPKTPNTELKKLLVFKVYKRRWFILLVLCLLNCSNATLWLTFAPVADQSAQYFKVSLEEINWLSLVYMVVAIPLSFGTTWMLDTLGLRITLVLGSWLNMFGAVTRFCGSPPSPDYTIMFPVVMLGQTLGALAQPLIIFTPTKLAALWFPDHQRATANMIASMSNPLGILLANIISPMVVETPKQIPGLLIAYAVPACIICFLATVGIRSSEPPTPPSASAGSSGSEPFVQGLRLLLKNKAYLVLLLCFGSGMAVFTCFSALLEQILCVQGYTNDFAGICGALFIVFGIVGAGALGVYVDKTKKFTEATKINISLTALTCIAFSVVSQMQQQEAAVAAVCSLFGFFGFSIYPVAMELSVECTYPVGEATSAGLIFISGQVQSVLYMILLQALTHRLTESPLSTCGDAVLSWRVPMLVMAGLCSLFSCCFVIFFHTRYRRLEAEEEATYQQSGGSTADKDAATVDT from the exons atggaggatgatgggaatgcCTCCTCTGAGGTCCAGGCTGTTTTCCCTAATGTTCCGAAGACACCAAACACCGAACTGAAGAAACTGCTGGTTTTTAAAGTTTACAAGAGGAGGTGGTTTATTCTGCTGGTGCTGTGTCTGTTAAACTGCTCCAACGCGACG CTATGGCTGACCTTTGCACCAGTCGCAGACCAGTCTGCCCAGTATTTCAAGGTCAGCCTGGAGGAAATCAACTGGTTGTCACTGGTCTACATGGTGGTGGCCATACCGCTCAGCTTTGGGACCACGTGGATGCTGGACACCCTCGGGCTACGGATCACG CTGGTTCTGGGATCCTGGTTGAACATGTTCGGAGCAGTGACGCGCTTCTGCGGCTCACCGCCGTCCCCGGATTATACAATCATGTTCCCTGTAGTGATGCTGGGGCAGACCCTCGGCGCCTTGGCTCAGCCCCTCATCATTTTCACCCCCACAAAGCTGGCGGCCCTCTGGTTCCCTGACCACCAGCGCGCCACAGCTAACATGATCGCCTCTATGT CCAATCCCCTGGGCATCCTCCTGGCTAACATCATCTCCCCCATGGTGGTTGAAACGCCTAAACAAATCCCAGGTCTG CTGATTGCCTATGCGGTCCCGGCATGCATCATCTGTTTCCTAGCAACAGTGGGGATACGGAGCAGCGAGCCCCCCACGCCGCCATCAGCCAGCGCCGGGTCCTCTGGCTCAGAGCCGTTCGTACAGGGGCTGAGACTG TTACTGAAGAACAAAGCCTACctggtcctgctgctgtgcttcGGCTCGGGCATGGCCGTCTTCACCTGCTTCTCCGCTCTGCTGGAGCAGATCCTGTGTGTGCAAGGATACACCAAT GACTTTGCTGGCATCTGCGGCGCCCTCTTCATCGTGTTTGGCATCGTGGGCGCCGGCGCTCTGGGTGTCTACGTCGACAAGACCAAGAAGTTCACAGAAGCCACAAAGATCAACATCAGCTTGACTGCCCTCACGTGCATCGCCTTCTCAGTG gtgtctcagatgcagcagcaggaagctgccGTGGCCGCCGTCTGCTCTCTGTTTGGCTTCTTCGGTTTCTCCATTTACCCGGTGGCCATGGAGCTGTCTGTGGAGTGCACGTACCCCGTCGGAGAAGCCACATCGGCCGGACTCATCTTCATATCGGG GCAGGTTCAGTCTGTTCTCTACATGATCCTCCTTCAGGCTTTGACCCACCGGCTCACCGAGTCTCCCCTGTCCACCTGTGGGGACGCAGTCCTGAGCTGGAGGG TGCCCATGCTGGTGATGGCGGGACTGTGCAGCCTCTTCTCGTGCTGCTTCGTCATCTTCTTCCACACGAGATACAGACGACTGGAGGCCGAGGAAGAAGCGACTTACCAACAGAGCGGCGGCTCGACGGCCGATAAGGACGCCGCCACCGTGGACACGTGA